A stretch of Clostridium formicaceticum DNA encodes these proteins:
- the eutA gene encoding ethanolamine ammonia-lyase reactivating factor EutA, translating into MRENIFSVGIDIGTSTTQLVFSKLTIENTASMTAIPKIQIIDKEIIYRSDIHFTPLLSETRIDGDAVRKIIEMEYKKANISFEKIDTGAVIITGETARKENANEILNTLSGLAGDFVVATAGPDLESIIAGKGAGAGKFSKEKACTVVNLDIGGGTTNIAIFKNGEVVDTACLDIGGRLIKFEDDQLKVNYVSSKIKTLAKDIGIDVQVGKRLSVDEVEGICRRMADILAESIGVIPATPLLQEMLTGTSLKWEKEIDFISFSGGVADCIFNKGSIPLFRYGDIGILLGKAIAASPWLETSKVIQASETIGATVVGAGTHTTEISGSTITIEASILPMKNIPILRLSREDEGLDHHQLSRRIAEKLDWFRLENDHQLVALAMKGIKNPGFQEIQALAKAIIEGMDNKLGEKEPLIIIVENDMAKILGQGIQAHLPQKRDVLCIDSIKVDNGDYIDIGKPLANGKVVPVIIKTLVLNY; encoded by the coding sequence TTGAGAGAAAACATTTTTAGTGTAGGTATTGATATTGGAACATCCACTACGCAGTTGGTATTTAGCAAACTTACCATTGAAAACACAGCTTCCATGACAGCAATTCCTAAAATACAAATTATTGATAAAGAAATTATCTATAGAAGTGATATACATTTCACACCATTGCTATCAGAAACAAGAATCGATGGAGATGCTGTTAGAAAAATCATTGAGATGGAATATAAAAAAGCAAATATCTCCTTTGAAAAAATTGATACAGGGGCGGTAATTATTACAGGAGAAACTGCTCGGAAGGAAAATGCCAATGAAATCCTCAACACCCTCAGCGGTTTAGCCGGTGACTTTGTGGTGGCTACTGCAGGCCCAGACCTAGAAAGCATTATTGCCGGCAAGGGGGCAGGGGCAGGAAAATTTTCTAAAGAAAAGGCCTGCACTGTGGTAAACCTGGATATTGGCGGAGGTACAACCAATATAGCTATTTTCAAAAATGGTGAAGTAGTGGATACTGCTTGTCTTGACATTGGAGGGCGTTTGATTAAGTTTGAGGATGACCAATTAAAGGTAAACTATGTTTCCAGCAAAATAAAAACATTAGCGAAGGATATCGGAATCGATGTTCAAGTAGGCAAAAGACTGTCGGTAGATGAAGTAGAAGGTATATGCAGAAGAATGGCAGATATTTTGGCGGAAAGCATAGGGGTGATTCCTGCAACTCCTCTTCTACAAGAGATGCTGACTGGGACTTCTTTAAAATGGGAGAAGGAAATCGATTTTATTTCTTTTTCAGGAGGTGTGGCGGATTGTATCTTTAACAAGGGAAGTATCCCCCTTTTCCGATATGGCGATATCGGTATACTTCTTGGAAAAGCTATAGCCGCCTCCCCTTGGTTAGAGACTTCCAAAGTCATCCAAGCCAGTGAAACCATTGGAGCAACAGTTGTGGGGGCAGGAACTCATACAACAGAGATCAGCGGTAGTACCATCACCATTGAAGCATCGATTTTACCTATGAAGAATATTCCTATTTTACGATTAAGCAGAGAGGATGAAGGACTTGATCATCACCAACTAAGTCGTAGGATTGCTGAAAAACTAGATTGGTTTCGTTTAGAAAATGATCATCAGTTGGTGGCCTTAGCCATGAAGGGGATAAAAAACCCAGGCTTCCAAGAGATACAAGCCTTAGCAAAAGCTATCATTGAAGGGATGGACAATAAGCTGGGGGAAAAGGAGCCGCTGATTATTATCGTTGAAAATGATATGGCAAAGATACTGGGACAAGGCATTCAGGCCCACCTGCCCCAAAAAAGGGATGTCCTCTGTATTGATTCAATAAAAGTTGATAATGGGGACTACATTGATATCGGTAAACCTTTGGCCAATGGCAAAGTAGTACCTGTGATTATAAAAACCTTGGTATTAAATTATTGA